Proteins from a genomic interval of Nostoc sp. TCL240-02:
- a CDS encoding NblA/ycf18 family protein — protein MNQPMKLSLEQQFSICSFATQVQNMSHDQAKDFLVKLYEQMVVREATYQELLKHQWGLDSGSTMA, from the coding sequence ATGAACCAACCAATGAAACTATCCTTGGAACAACAATTCAGTATCTGCTCATTTGCCACTCAAGTACAGAATATGAGCCACGACCAAGCTAAAGACTTTTTAGTCAAGCTCTATGAGCAAATGGTAGTGCGCGAGGCAACTTATCAGGAGCTTCTTAAGCATCAGTGGGGCTTAGATTCCGGTTCCACTATGGCATAG
- a CDS encoding serine/threonine-protein kinase produces the protein MSDPNIGRLLSKRYQLQELIGTGAMGRVYRAKDTLLGGVPVAVKFLALSIQNEKMRLQDRFEREAKTCALLGQKSIHIVRVMDYGVDENNTPFYVMEYLQGQSLNNIIRKQRLPLPRFLSMVRQLSLGLQCAHDGIPVEGTICPIIHRDVKPSNMLVIQDPSFGELVKVLDFGIAKLLQSDGDHTKFYLGTLAYSSPEQMEGKELDNRADIYSLGVMMFEMLTGKMPLVAQTHSFGAWYKTHHYQKPRSFAEVAPGLELPKEIENLVMSCLAKVARDRPQSITEILRVLASLEKPEHTRKVKQDSYALIPTTTASPELEQKTKADLRASLSNDEIARAISWPQNKPIADIVFPQSIQSNGEVLPALWVMLSQEEIQKRLLCTRYNQFLFISIPHPMLLWITVIYNHKHGAKWLPYYLDLKTSLGQEITRLLQHTGYYRLLFFARETPNRCTHILPSSVASAQRQRLQEWVAMSNTLMSSADPQMSKSLLKSEYEKIKPQILAKLESIDTDSPYDLSS, from the coding sequence ATGTCAGACCCCAACATTGGTCGCTTACTCAGCAAACGCTACCAACTCCAGGAGTTAATCGGTACTGGAGCAATGGGTCGAGTTTATCGTGCTAAAGATACTTTGTTGGGAGGTGTACCTGTTGCGGTTAAGTTTCTCGCTCTATCAATTCAAAATGAAAAGATGCGATTGCAAGACCGCTTTGAGCGAGAAGCAAAAACCTGTGCTTTACTAGGTCAAAAAAGTATCCACATTGTCCGAGTTATGGACTATGGCGTAGATGAGAATAACACCCCGTTCTACGTCATGGAATATCTACAAGGACAAAGCCTAAACAATATTATTCGTAAGCAACGACTGCCTTTACCAAGATTTCTGAGTATGGTGCGTCAACTAAGTCTGGGGTTACAGTGCGCTCATGATGGCATTCCAGTTGAGGGCACAATTTGCCCAATTATCCATCGGGATGTCAAGCCAAGCAATATGCTAGTGATTCAAGATCCTAGTTTCGGAGAATTGGTCAAGGTTCTAGATTTTGGTATTGCTAAGTTATTACAGTCGGATGGCGACCATACAAAATTCTATTTGGGGACATTGGCTTATTCTTCTCCCGAACAGATGGAGGGTAAGGAATTAGATAACCGTGCTGATATTTATAGTTTGGGTGTAATGATGTTTGAGATGCTCACAGGCAAAATGCCACTAGTGGCACAAACTCATTCTTTTGGAGCATGGTATAAAACACATCACTATCAAAAACCACGTTCTTTTGCTGAGGTTGCACCTGGGTTAGAACTACCAAAAGAAATCGAAAATTTGGTGATGAGTTGTCTCGCTAAGGTAGCACGCGATCGCCCCCAAAGTATCACTGAAATCCTGAGAGTTCTAGCATCTCTAGAAAAACCTGAGCATACACGCAAAGTTAAGCAAGATAGCTATGCCCTAATTCCTACTACTACGGCTAGTCCTGAGCTTGAACAGAAGACTAAAGCCGATTTGCGGGCATCCTTGTCTAACGATGAAATCGCTCGTGCTATTTCCTGGCCCCAAAATAAACCAATTGCCGATATTGTGTTTCCTCAGTCTATTCAAAGCAATGGGGAGGTTTTACCAGCGCTATGGGTAATGCTATCGCAAGAAGAAATTCAGAAGCGCTTACTCTGTACCCGCTATAACCAATTTCTTTTCATCTCTATTCCCCATCCCATGTTGCTATGGATTACTGTCATCTACAACCATAAGCATGGTGCCAAATGGTTGCCTTACTACCTCGATCTAAAAACCAGTCTGGGTCAAGAAATTACTCGGTTATTACAGCACACAGGTTACTACCGACTGTTGTTCTTTGCACGAGAAACACCAAATCGCTGTACACACATCTTACCGTCCAGCGTTGCTTCTGCCCAGCGTCAACGACTGCAAGAGTGGGTCGCAATGAGCAACACATTAATGTCTTCTGCCGACCCACAAATGAGTAAAAGCTTGCTCAAAAGCGAGTATGAAAAAATTAAGCCTCAAATTCTGGCAAAACTGGAAAGCATTGATACAGATTCTCCATACGATCTTTCCAGCTAG
- a CDS encoding glycosyltransferase: MNPKVSVIIPAYNTEAYIAKAIQSALEQTLNDIEVIIVDDGSSDKTVEVAKSFTDQRLKVIVNQQNLGVSAARNRAIKAAQGEWVAVLDSDDWYAPQRLEKLLLMAAKTNADIIADDLYLIHDGATSPWSTFIQENGEYLDEALQIDLISFVESGVYGEPVLPFGLSKPIFKREFLVNHGILYNETLSMAEDFWFDVECLINGARFFIVPEPYYFYRSRPISLVRQSILSRLNQCCIATNSFMQQERVKNNPALMLALSYNLASYKKHLAYYQVVLPIKQRRWLTALREIIKNPHFFSVFLSRLKNIIKRRIQYYVMGNKSVFDMSYNLQKKRKIVN; the protein is encoded by the coding sequence ATGAATCCTAAAGTATCCGTCATTATTCCTGCTTACAATACTGAAGCTTATATTGCGAAGGCGATACAGTCAGCCTTAGAGCAAACGCTCAATGATATTGAAGTCATCATAGTCGATGATGGTTCAAGTGATAAAACTGTAGAAGTCGCTAAAAGTTTTACTGACCAACGCCTCAAAGTAATAGTTAATCAACAAAACCTTGGAGTTTCTGCTGCGCGTAATCGTGCCATCAAAGCAGCTCAAGGAGAATGGGTTGCTGTTCTTGATTCAGATGACTGGTATGCTCCTCAAAGATTAGAAAAACTTCTGTTGATGGCAGCGAAAACAAACGCAGACATAATTGCTGACGATCTCTATCTAATCCACGATGGCGCAACATCTCCTTGGAGTACATTTATTCAAGAAAATGGAGAGTATCTAGATGAAGCTCTCCAAATTGATCTCATTTCTTTTGTAGAAAGTGGTGTCTATGGAGAACCAGTGTTGCCTTTTGGTTTAAGCAAGCCTATATTCAAACGAGAATTTTTGGTTAATCACGGCATTTTATACAATGAAACTCTGAGTATGGCTGAAGATTTTTGGTTTGATGTGGAATGCCTAATCAATGGTGCCCGCTTTTTTATTGTGCCAGAACCCTATTATTTCTACCGCTCACGCCCTATTTCTCTTGTACGTCAAAGTATATTATCACGTCTAAATCAATGCTGCATAGCTACTAATTCTTTCATGCAACAAGAAAGGGTGAAAAACAATCCAGCTTTAATGCTTGCTCTATCTTATAATCTTGCATCCTATAAAAAACATCTAGCTTACTATCAAGTTGTATTGCCTATAAAGCAAAGAAGATGGTTAACAGCATTAAGAGAAATCATCAAAAATCCGCACTTTTTTTCTGTTTTTCTTTCCCGGTTGAAGAATATTATTAAACGTCGAATACAATACTATGTAATGGGTAATAAATCAGTTTTTGATATGTCTTATAATCTACAGAAAAAACGCAAAATAGTGAATTGA
- a CDS encoding anhydro-N-acetylmuramic acid kinase has product MHPTEKAAVSTRIIGLISGTSVDGIDAVLVEVSGTELDLKVELLVGKTYPYPSELREKILAVGAGVAISMAELAEIDDAIAQVFAQAAQNIQIGHQLATLIGSHGQTVYHRPPKEGAGGAGEQRSRGREMLTPLGYSLQLGRGELIAYLTGITTVSNFRVADIAIGGHGAPLVPRVDAYLLSHPEEGRCIQNIGGIGNVAYIPPRYGDWLSQIRAWDTGPGNSLLDLAVEHLSAGAKTYDENGNWAASGTPCHPLVEQWLNQDYFHLPPPKSTGRELFGVTYLHQCLKDAQEYQLNPADILATLTELTAASIVHSYRTFLPEMPQRVLLCGGGSRNLYLKRRLELLLASIPVLATDEVGLNADFKEAIAFAVLAYWRHLGIPGNLPTATGAPQEVLLGEIHQSQFLVLKQEQ; this is encoded by the coding sequence ATGCATCCGACTGAAAAAGCTGCTGTCTCTACTCGCATTATCGGTTTAATTAGTGGCACATCCGTAGATGGCATAGATGCTGTGTTAGTAGAGGTTTCCGGTACAGAATTGGATCTTAAAGTTGAGTTACTAGTCGGTAAAACATATCCTTATCCATCTGAACTCAGAGAAAAAATACTAGCAGTTGGTGCAGGCGTTGCCATCTCAATGGCAGAATTGGCAGAAATAGATGATGCGATCGCCCAAGTTTTTGCCCAAGCCGCCCAAAATATTCAAATTGGTCATCAGCTAGCTACTCTCATTGGCTCTCACGGTCAGACGGTTTATCATCGACCACCCAAAGAAGGAGCAGGGGGAGCAGGGGAGCAGAGGAGCAGGGGGAGAGAAATGCTCACTCCTTTGGGTTATAGTCTCCAACTAGGACGGGGTGAATTAATTGCCTATCTTACGGGCATTACAACTGTGAGCAACTTCCGTGTTGCTGATATCGCTATTGGTGGTCATGGTGCGCCTCTTGTGCCCAGAGTAGATGCCTACTTGCTCAGTCATCCTGAAGAAGGGCGTTGTATTCAAAACATTGGTGGCATTGGTAATGTAGCCTATATTCCGCCTCGGTATGGCGATTGGCTCTCACAAATTCGCGCTTGGGATACTGGCCCAGGAAATAGTCTGTTGGATCTGGCGGTAGAGCATTTAAGCGCTGGTGCTAAAACTTACGATGAAAATGGCAATTGGGCAGCAAGTGGTACTCCTTGCCATCCTTTGGTAGAACAATGGCTCAACCAAGATTACTTTCATTTACCACCGCCCAAATCTACTGGTCGAGAGTTATTTGGTGTGACTTATCTACATCAGTGTTTAAAAGATGCCCAAGAATATCAACTCAATCCTGCTGATATACTGGCAACTTTGACAGAACTGACAGCTGCTTCAATTGTTCATAGTTACCGCACTTTTTTGCCAGAAATGCCACAACGAGTACTATTATGTGGTGGTGGTAGCCGCAATCTCTATTTGAAACGTCGATTAGAGTTATTGTTGGCATCAATCCCAGTATTGGCTACAGATGAAGTTGGGTTAAATGCAGATTTTAAAGAAGCGATCGCTTTTGCAGTTTTAGCCTACTGGCGGCATTTGGGCATTCCTGGTAATCTACCTACTGCTACAGGGGCACCTCAAGAAGTGCTTTTGGGAGAAATTCACCAAAGTCAGTTCTTAGTTTTGAAACAGGAACAATAA
- a CDS encoding folate/biopterin family MFS transporter: MAFQSSGLSKVKDSFTQKIFLGNEPNAELIAILTVYFVQGILGLSRLAVSFFLKDELLLSPVEVSALLGIVFLPWMIKPVFGFISDGLPIFGYRRRPYLILSGVLGTASWMSLATIVHTSWAATLAIALSSLSVAMSDVIVDSLVVERARGESQAKAGSLQSLCWGASAIGGLITAYFSGLLLQYFTTRTVFGITALFPLIVSGVAWLIAESPVSQDTNETNQTNPLPIKHQLKQLRQAITQKTIWLPTAFVFIWQATPNAESAFFYFSTNELHFEPEFLGRVNLVTSFASLAGVWIFQRFLKSIPFRVIFAWSTVLSSLLGMTTLLLVTHTNRLLGIDDHWFSLGDSLILTVMGKIAFMQVMVLAARLCPSGVEATLFALLMSVFNSAGTVSQALGALLTYWLGITSTNFESLWLLVVITNLSTLLPLPFINWLPAAEKQTETPKDGEQAFLPDLMSELVLREPESKIVE, encoded by the coding sequence ATGGCGTTTCAATCATCTGGCTTGTCCAAGGTCAAAGACTCATTCACACAAAAAATCTTCTTGGGTAATGAACCCAATGCGGAGTTAATTGCAATTCTCACCGTTTACTTTGTCCAAGGAATTTTAGGGCTATCGCGTTTAGCCGTAAGCTTTTTCCTCAAAGATGAACTGCTGCTGAGTCCAGTCGAGGTGTCGGCGCTATTGGGAATTGTCTTCCTACCTTGGATGATTAAGCCGGTGTTTGGTTTTATCTCTGATGGCTTACCTATATTTGGTTATCGTCGTCGTCCTTACTTGATTTTATCCGGGGTACTGGGAACTGCTTCCTGGATGAGTTTGGCCACAATAGTTCATACTAGTTGGGCGGCTACGTTAGCGATCGCTCTTAGTTCTCTCTCCGTCGCCATGAGTGATGTGATAGTTGACTCGCTAGTTGTAGAACGCGCTAGAGGGGAATCCCAAGCAAAAGCCGGTTCACTACAATCTCTATGCTGGGGTGCTTCTGCGATCGGAGGTTTAATAACAGCATACTTTAGCGGTCTGCTGCTTCAATACTTTACTACCCGTACTGTCTTTGGAATTACCGCCTTGTTCCCTCTTATTGTCTCAGGGGTAGCTTGGTTAATTGCTGAGTCACCCGTTAGCCAAGATACTAATGAGACTAATCAAACCAACCCTTTACCAATCAAACATCAACTGAAGCAACTACGCCAAGCTATTACCCAAAAAACAATTTGGCTACCAACGGCCTTTGTCTTCATCTGGCAAGCTACTCCAAATGCTGAATCAGCCTTTTTCTACTTCTCTACCAACGAATTACACTTTGAACCAGAATTTTTGGGGCGGGTAAACTTGGTGACAAGTTTCGCTTCTTTAGCAGGTGTTTGGATTTTCCAACGTTTTCTTAAAAGCATCCCCTTTCGCGTGATTTTTGCTTGGAGTACCGTACTTTCATCACTTTTAGGGATGACGACGCTGTTGTTAGTGACTCACACAAACCGGCTGTTGGGTATAGATGACCACTGGTTTAGCTTGGGTGATAGTCTTATTCTCACTGTGATGGGGAAAATTGCCTTTATGCAAGTGATGGTTTTAGCAGCAAGGCTTTGTCCGTCTGGAGTGGAAGCAACGTTATTTGCCTTATTGATGTCGGTATTTAATTCAGCAGGAACGGTTTCCCAAGCATTGGGGGCATTACTCACCTATTGGCTGGGGATCACCTCGACGAACTTTGAGTCCCTTTGGCTATTGGTGGTCATTACTAACCTCAGTACGCTGTTACCCCTACCATTTATTAATTGGCTACCTGCTGCTGAGAAACAAACAGAGACACCCAAAGATGGGGAACAAGCTTTCTTACCTGATTTGATGTCTGAGTTGGTGCTGAGAGAACCAGAGTCGAAAATAGTGGAATAG
- a CDS encoding carotenoid oxygenase family protein → MHFKSQESPVAEKSYTRADWQGGYQSLTQEFDYWIDDIEGQIPTELQGTLFRNGPGLLDVNGQYLHHPFDGDGMISKITFTNGRAHFRNRFVCTTGYLAERKAGKILYRGTFGTQKPGGWLANIFDFKLKNIANTNVIYWGGKLLALWEASEAYRLDPYTLETLGNEYFNSDLSAGEAFAAHPRVENNCEQDGGKPCLVNFSIKPGLSTTITIFELNPTGEIVRQHAHKVPGFCFIHDFVITPNYCIFFQNPVTFNPIPFALGIRAAGECIKFQPNQPTKIIIIPRFPQEGQEEIKILETQSGFVFHHVNAFEVGEEVLIDSICYQDLPEVEPKSDFRQVDFEALSPGQLWRFCLNLKDGTVRRELIDSRCCEFPSIHPANVAHSYRYIYIGAAHAESGNAPLQALLKIDLESGERQFWSAAPRGFVGEPIFVLRPDAEKEDDGWVLALVYDAAHHRSDLVILDASDFSKGVIARLHLKHHIPYGLHGSFTSEVFGEI, encoded by the coding sequence ATGCATTTTAAAAGTCAAGAAAGCCCAGTTGCAGAAAAATCCTATACTCGTGCAGACTGGCAAGGAGGATATCAATCTCTCACCCAAGAGTTTGATTATTGGATTGATGATATAGAAGGGCAAATTCCTACAGAGTTACAAGGTACGCTGTTTAGAAATGGCCCCGGTTTGCTGGATGTGAATGGTCAATATCTCCATCACCCTTTTGATGGCGATGGGATGATTAGCAAAATTACCTTTACTAATGGTCGTGCCCATTTTCGCAACCGCTTTGTCTGCACAACTGGGTATTTGGCAGAGCGAAAGGCGGGAAAAATTCTCTATCGCGGTACTTTTGGTACTCAAAAACCTGGCGGTTGGCTAGCTAATATCTTTGACTTTAAACTCAAAAATATCGCCAATACAAATGTTATCTATTGGGGTGGTAAATTGCTAGCACTATGGGAAGCTTCTGAAGCATATCGCCTCGATCCCTATACTCTTGAAACTTTGGGGAATGAATATTTTAATAGTGATTTGTCAGCAGGTGAAGCTTTCGCTGCTCATCCCCGCGTGGAAAATAATTGTGAGCAAGATGGGGGTAAACCTTGCCTGGTAAATTTCTCGATTAAGCCGGGGTTATCTACCACCATTACTATTTTCGAGCTAAACCCAACGGGTGAAATTGTCAGACAGCACGCTCATAAGGTTCCAGGTTTCTGTTTCATTCACGATTTTGTCATTACTCCCAATTACTGCATCTTCTTTCAAAATCCTGTCACCTTTAACCCCATACCTTTCGCCTTGGGAATACGTGCGGCGGGAGAATGTATCAAATTTCAGCCAAATCAGCCAACCAAAATTATAATTATTCCCCGCTTTCCCCAAGAAGGGCAAGAAGAAATAAAAATTCTGGAAACTCAGTCTGGTTTCGTATTCCATCATGTTAATGCTTTTGAGGTAGGAGAGGAAGTTCTAATTGATTCCATCTGCTACCAAGATTTACCAGAAGTGGAACCTAAAAGCGATTTTCGACAAGTTGATTTTGAAGCGCTTTCACCTGGGCAACTTTGGCGATTTTGTCTGAATCTAAAAGATGGGACAGTCAGACGGGAATTAATCGATAGTCGCTGTTGTGAATTTCCCAGCATCCATCCGGCGAATGTGGCACACTCTTATCGATATATCTATATAGGTGCGGCTCATGCAGAGAGTGGTAATGCTCCCTTACAAGCTTTGCTGAAAATTGATTTAGAGTCTGGAGAAAGACAGTTTTGGAGTGCTGCACCCCGTGGTTTTGTAGGCGAACCGATTTTTGTCCTGCGTCCAGATGCTGAAAAGGAAGATGATGGTTGGGTATTAGCTTTAGTTTATGATGCTGCCCATCACCGCTCAGATTTGGTAATTTTGGATGCTAGTGATTTCTCTAAAGGAGTGATTGCAAGGCTACATCTCAAGCATCATATCCCTTATGGTCTGCATGGGAGCTTTACTTCTGAGGTTTTTGGGGAAATTTGA
- a CDS encoding universal stress protein, translated as MSDNNTSSNGTAPLNSGSYSLYPARRRGKHKIFIGMAPGVGKTYRMLEEGHALKQEGIDVIVGLLETHGRKDTEEKAEGLEILPRKQYPRGELTLTDMDTDAILERSPQLALIDELAHTNVPGSPHEKRYEDVEVVLAAGIDVYSTMNVQHLESLNDLVARITGVVVRERVPDRILDEADEIVVVDVTPETLQERLLEGKIYAPQKIQQSLDNFFQRRNLIALRELALREVADNVEENAIATIPNGQSCNIHERVLVCISTYPNSVQLLRRGARLASYMNAPLYTLFVADPERFLTKEESLHIHTCEKLCNEFEGTFLRVTNSNVANAIAQVAEKYRITQIVIGESQRSRWQMLLKGSLTQKLVRLLKNIDLHIIASEKMVSSK; from the coding sequence ATGTCAGATAATAATACTAGTTCAAATGGTACTGCACCTTTAAATTCTGGAAGTTACTCACTTTATCCGGCACGACGGCGGGGTAAGCATAAAATATTTATTGGCATGGCTCCTGGGGTAGGGAAAACCTACCGGATGCTAGAAGAGGGACACGCACTGAAACAAGAAGGAATTGATGTCATAGTTGGGCTTTTGGAAACCCACGGACGCAAGGATACGGAGGAGAAGGCAGAGGGACTGGAGATTTTACCCCGTAAGCAATATCCTCGCGGTGAGTTGACGTTAACGGACATGGATACAGATGCTATTTTAGAGCGATCGCCCCAATTAGCCTTAATCGATGAACTTGCTCATACCAATGTCCCCGGTTCCCCACACGAAAAACGCTACGAAGATGTAGAAGTAGTTTTAGCGGCAGGTATTGATGTCTACTCCACAATGAATGTGCAACATTTGGAAAGTCTTAATGACTTAGTAGCTAGAATTACTGGGGTTGTAGTCCGTGAGCGAGTTCCTGATAGAATTCTGGATGAAGCAGATGAAATAGTGGTGGTAGATGTCACACCGGAAACACTGCAAGAAAGGTTATTAGAAGGCAAAATTTACGCACCCCAAAAAATCCAACAATCCCTCGATAATTTTTTCCAACGCCGTAACCTGATTGCTTTGCGGGAGTTAGCTTTGCGCGAAGTCGCAGACAACGTAGAAGAAAATGCGATCGCTACTATCCCCAATGGACAATCCTGTAATATTCACGAGCGAGTTTTGGTTTGCATATCCACTTATCCCAACTCAGTGCAGCTGTTACGCCGGGGTGCGAGGTTAGCTAGCTACATGAATGCCCCACTTTATACTTTGTTTGTTGCCGATCCAGAACGGTTCCTCACCAAGGAGGAAAGCCTACACATCCACACTTGTGAAAAACTCTGTAACGAATTTGAAGGTACTTTTCTTCGTGTTACCAATAGTAACGTAGCTAATGCGATCGCCCAAGTCGCTGAGAAATATCGGATTACTCAAATTGTAATTGGAGAGAGTCAGCGATCGCGCTGGCAAATGCTTCTCAAAGGATCTTTGACGCAAAAATTGGTGCGCTTGCTCAAAAATATCGATTTGCATATCATTGCCAGCGAAAAAATGGTTTCATCTAAATAG
- the kdpC gene encoding K(+)-transporting ATPase subunit C: MAIIRETIRAIFITLMLWLLTAIIYPLIILVVGQVFLPYQANGSIMLNLNNEPIGSALIGQLFTSERYFHPRPSTVRYSQGKKAKPTGISGASNLAASNPELLKRILEEANQLRDENLQPIADMIYTSGSGLDPHISFKAARQQLTRVAGARGVKEDEILRLINKYTDGRFLWIFGEPGVNVLRLNYALDLQDINRQQNQ; the protein is encoded by the coding sequence ATGGCTATTATTCGAGAAACTATCAGAGCAATTTTTATAACTCTAATGCTTTGGTTGTTGACTGCAATCATCTATCCTCTGATCATTCTTGTAGTGGGTCAAGTTTTTTTGCCCTATCAAGCGAATGGCAGCATTATGCTGAATCTAAATAATGAACCAATTGGTTCAGCTTTGATTGGTCAGCTATTCACATCCGAGCGATATTTCCATCCTCGTCCCAGTACTGTTAGATATAGCCAAGGAAAAAAAGCCAAGCCAACTGGCATATCTGGAGCCAGCAATCTCGCTGCTAGTAATCCAGAGCTACTAAAGCGGATTCTAGAAGAGGCAAATCAATTGCGAGACGAAAATCTTCAACCGATCGCTGATATGATTTATACCTCTGGTTCTGGTTTAGATCCGCATATTTCCTTCAAAGCAGCACGGCAGCAATTGACGCGGGTTGCTGGTGCACGGGGAGTCAAAGAAGATGAGATCCTACGTTTAATTAACAAGTATACCGATGGCAGATTTTTATGGATTTTTGGTGAGCCGGGAGTCAATGTTCTCCGATTGAATTATGCTCTTGACTTGCAGGATATTAATCGTCAGCAAAATCAATAA
- the kdpB gene encoding potassium-transporting ATPase subunit KdpB, translating into MNQVATNFRARRPNPRSGDRRQGRKKGRTSKKWLYLRAIRDAFVKLNPKYVIKNPVIFVVWVGTIIILLLTIDPNLFGPARQNNPQLFNGLLSGILFFTVWFANFAEAVAEGQGKAQADALRLTKSEAIAKKLAPDGTISEVSSTSLRQGDNIYVIAGDIIPGDGEVIMGVASVDESAITGESAPVLKESGSDVSSSVTGGTRIISDELIIRITTDPGKGFIDRMIALVEGAERSKTPNEIALTVLLAVLSLVFLLVVVTLPALAYYVNSPVSVPTLIALLVALIPTTIGGLLSTIGIAGMDRVAQFNVIATSGKAVEACGDVNTLVLDKTGTITLGNRLAEEFIPINGHSISEIANVAWAASVFDNTPEGKSIIRLAEKLVARFDFDSNQAQGVDFSAKTRMSGTNLPGGYEARKGAVEAIKGFVRSRNGRDTPELDVAYERVSRLGGTPLAVSLDNEIYGVIYLKDIVKPGIRDRFEQLRRMGVRTIMLTGDNQITASVIAKEAGVDDFIAEATPEDKISVIKKEQAAGKLVAMTGDGTNDAPALAQANVGVAMNTGTQAAKEAANMVDLDSDPTKLIDIISIGKQLLITRGALMTFSIANDIAKYFAIIPVIFVAANLQSLNIMNLTSPKSAVLSALIYNALIIPALIPLALKGVRFRPLTANQLLQRNILIYGLGGVIAPFIAIKLIDILITLVGLA; encoded by the coding sequence ATGAATCAAGTGGCAACTAACTTCAGAGCTAGACGGCCAAATCCTCGTTCTGGCGATCGCCGTCAAGGACGTAAAAAAGGAAGGACAAGTAAAAAGTGGCTGTACTTAAGGGCAATTAGAGATGCTTTTGTCAAGCTCAACCCTAAGTATGTAATCAAAAATCCAGTAATATTTGTGGTTTGGGTGGGGACAATCATCATTTTATTGCTAACGATTGATCCCAATTTATTTGGCCCAGCCCGACAAAATAACCCGCAACTTTTCAATGGCTTACTGTCGGGGATTTTATTCTTTACAGTTTGGTTTGCCAATTTTGCCGAAGCAGTGGCAGAAGGACAGGGTAAAGCTCAAGCTGATGCCTTGAGATTAACGAAATCAGAGGCGATCGCTAAAAAACTCGCTCCTGACGGCACAATTAGTGAAGTTTCATCCACCAGCCTGAGACAGGGCGATAACATCTACGTTATTGCTGGTGATATTATTCCCGGCGATGGCGAGGTAATTATGGGTGTCGCCTCAGTAGATGAATCGGCAATTACTGGAGAATCTGCACCAGTATTAAAAGAATCAGGCTCTGATGTTTCCAGTTCTGTCACTGGTGGGACGCGGATTATCTCAGATGAATTAATTATCCGGATCACTACTGACCCCGGTAAAGGTTTTATTGACCGGATGATTGCCTTAGTAGAAGGGGCAGAACGCAGCAAAACACCCAATGAAATTGCCCTGACAGTATTGTTGGCAGTTCTCAGCTTAGTGTTTTTGTTAGTCGTGGTAACTCTGCCTGCACTTGCTTACTATGTCAATAGTCCAGTCAGCGTGCCAACTTTAATTGCCCTATTAGTGGCATTAATTCCTACAACCATTGGCGGCTTACTCAGTACCATCGGTATTGCTGGTATGGATCGAGTTGCCCAATTTAACGTCATTGCCACTTCTGGAAAAGCAGTCGAAGCCTGTGGTGATGTAAACACTTTAGTTCTTGATAAGACAGGTACAATTACCCTCGGCAACCGTTTGGCGGAAGAGTTTATCCCTATCAACGGTCATTCAATATCAGAAATTGCTAATGTTGCGTGGGCGGCTAGTGTCTTTGACAATACACCAGAAGGTAAATCCATTATTCGACTGGCAGAAAAACTAGTAGCACGGTTTGATTTCGACTCCAACCAGGCACAAGGAGTTGATTTTTCCGCCAAAACACGGATGAGTGGGACTAACTTACCTGGTGGGTATGAGGCAAGGAAGGGAGCTGTAGAAGCCATTAAAGGATTTGTTCGTTCTCGTAACGGACGCGACACGCCAGAATTGGATGTTGCCTACGAACGAGTTTCTCGCTTGGGAGGTACACCCCTAGCAGTTAGCCTAGATAACGAAATCTATGGGGTTATTTATCTCAAAGATATAGTTAAACCTGGTATCCGCGATCGCTTTGAGCAACTGCGACGGATGGGAGTGCGTACCATCATGCTAACTGGAGACAACCAAATCACGGCTTCTGTCATTGCTAAAGAAGCTGGAGTAGATGATTTCATTGCTGAAGCCACACCAGAAGACAAAATCAGCGTCATTAAAAAGGAACAAGCAGCAGGTAAACTAGTTGCCATGACGGGAGATGGGACTAACGATGCTCCCGCATTAGCCCAAGCTAACGTCGGCGTTGCCATGAATACAGGGACACAAGCTGCAAAAGAAGCCGCCAACATGGTGGATTTGGACTCCGATCCCACAAAGCTGATCGATATCATTAGCATTGGTAAACAATTGTTGATAACTCGCGGAGCTTTGATGACATTTTCTATCGCTAATGATATTGCTAAATATTTTGCAATTATCCCAGTGATATTTGTCGCTGCTAATCTACAAAGCCTGAATATTATGAATTTGACTAGCCCTAAGTCTGCTGTACTATCAGCACTGATTTATAATGCTTTGATTATTCCAGCTTTGATTCCCTTGGCATTGAAGGGTGTGCGGTTTAGGCCACTGACAGCTAATCAGCTACTCCAACGCAATATCTTAATTTATGGCTTAGGTGGGGTGATTGCGCCATTTATCGCCATTAAGTTGATAGACATACTGATTACACTTGTAGGTTTGGCTTAA